Proteins encoded within one genomic window of Verrucomicrobiia bacterium:
- a CDS encoding M1 family aminopeptidase: protein MRKVGLVLTILLASALRLGSGSSTAQAEYWQQRVAYKIQVTLNDSTRVISGTEKLVYWNNSPDTLRFVYFHAYPNAHRPGSRMAKRQQSFYNFGIADSKPEEWGEMKIEYVRGASSSWNLPVHLDETIFKVDLPSPLAPGDSFIFDIGFQTKIPAGEAAGRTEYTDGQFKAVYWYPSICVYDWKMGWVNNQFLGSGEHYGEFGTYEVYITLPAHYIVAATGILQNREEVLPDTLRQKLDIRHFKDKKWNSPASVIIPKTPGATKTWKFKGENVSDFTWAADPTFRIGEAEWEGIKIYSFAQEKHAARWQDAAELGRQGIEYFSKNYGRYPYPQMSITDSYDGMEYPMIVLCGGESPSYRLLIWHEIAHNWYMGAVGSNPVDRAFLDEGFTTFLEVNIIEALHGRRGNVSFWDTKWKKKLYPVDEDRANRGYRNYLFWHKTGFAQRSIIEADRSPERMVYRTSSYYKTVVLLFNLQYVLGDSVFARGMKNYFEKWHFKHPYEENFQAAMEEAAGTSLEWFFDQWINTNRTADYGIGSVSTKSTGKTGDSAYLVVGKIYRSGELVMPIDLGFKLKGGGMRQFTIPVNDYRKPVYPEQGRGNATWKYLPVWDQVRLPEKEYQFAVYLPSKPKEIEIDPSGRLADVNPLNNRWKSFPDFPKADLQLNNLVVDVLPVDRYHFLWRPSLWYNRVDGVMLGANLQGSYLGLDHVFWADGLKATKKLKRGNIDFSYSTLVGFLGRGGKIFGRARWLEGREYYEAGISKESRPRQLFPPVHRMSLSVVSEKLVHPEYLSAYSSWSAQNEEATFLCLKWSTEMRAGKAELNYGLSGEASILGSDSDVRRFWGHFEIKTPVWKKFSLDVRTFAGLGNRDAPPQKRFYLASGSPEEALDAPVIRSRGAVPTRFVDNVRLGGGGNVRGFYAQNLSGDGVASTTVELTFPRLVSFKFLPKIPLLTAFLRNYSNYVFADFGALGHYRGLYPNELDDELDIKGYLDLGAGLRFPHVWPKHRFRLDFPFYRYPKLNEDNFRFRWVAGWEVEV, encoded by the coding sequence ATGCGCAAGGTTGGGTTGGTTCTAACAATACTTTTGGCTTCGGCCCTTCGACTCGGCTCAGGGTCTTCGACTGCCCAAGCGGAGTATTGGCAGCAGCGGGTGGCGTATAAGATTCAGGTGACGCTGAACGATTCCACCCGGGTCATCTCCGGCACGGAGAAGCTGGTGTACTGGAACAACTCGCCGGATACGCTCCGGTTTGTCTATTTCCACGCCTACCCCAACGCCCACCGCCCCGGCTCCCGAATGGCCAAACGCCAGCAGAGCTTCTACAACTTTGGAATTGCGGACTCCAAGCCGGAGGAGTGGGGGGAGATGAAGATTGAATACGTGCGGGGCGCTTCCTCAAGCTGGAATTTGCCGGTGCATCTCGACGAGACAATTTTCAAAGTCGATTTACCTTCGCCGCTTGCCCCCGGCGATTCGTTCATCTTCGACATCGGTTTCCAGACCAAAATCCCCGCAGGCGAGGCGGCGGGGAGGACGGAATACACGGACGGACAGTTCAAAGCGGTCTATTGGTATCCTTCGATATGCGTTTATGACTGGAAAATGGGGTGGGTCAATAATCAATTTCTCGGCTCCGGCGAGCATTACGGCGAATTCGGCACCTACGAAGTTTACATAACGCTGCCGGCGCACTACATCGTCGCCGCCACGGGGATTTTGCAAAATAGGGAAGAGGTTCTGCCGGATACCCTGCGGCAAAAACTGGACATCAGACATTTCAAAGACAAGAAATGGAACTCCCCGGCCAGCGTCATCATTCCCAAAACTCCCGGTGCAACCAAGACCTGGAAATTCAAAGGGGAAAATGTAAGCGACTTCACCTGGGCGGCCGACCCGACTTTCCGCATTGGCGAAGCGGAGTGGGAGGGCATCAAAATTTACAGCTTTGCGCAGGAAAAGCACGCCGCCCGCTGGCAGGATGCGGCGGAACTGGGCCGGCAGGGAATCGAGTATTTTTCCAAAAACTACGGCCGCTATCCCTATCCGCAGATGAGCATCACGGACAGCTACGACGGAATGGAATATCCGATGATTGTGCTCTGCGGCGGGGAGTCCCCCTCCTATCGACTTTTAATCTGGCACGAAATCGCCCATAACTGGTATATGGGGGCGGTCGGCTCCAACCCGGTGGATCGGGCCTTTTTGGACGAGGGGTTCACCACCTTTCTCGAAGTGAACATCATCGAAGCGCTTCACGGCCGAAGGGGAAACGTTTCTTTTTGGGATACGAAATGGAAAAAGAAGCTCTACCCGGTGGACGAAGACCGCGCCAACCGGGGCTACCGCAACTACCTTTTCTGGCACAAGACCGGCTTCGCACAGCGCTCCATCATCGAGGCGGACCGCTCACCGGAGCGGATGGTGTATCGCACGTCCTCCTATTACAAAACGGTGGTTTTGCTCTTCAACCTGCAATACGTGCTGGGGGATTCGGTTTTCGCGCGGGGAATGAAAAACTACTTTGAAAAGTGGCATTTCAAACATCCCTACGAAGAGAATTTTCAGGCCGCAATGGAAGAGGCCGCCGGCACTTCGCTCGAATGGTTTTTTGACCAGTGGATTAACACCAACCGCACGGCGGATTACGGCATCGGCTCCGTTTCCACCAAATCAACCGGCAAAACGGGGGATTCAGCGTATTTGGTCGTCGGGAAAATCTACCGCTCCGGCGAACTGGTTATGCCGATCGATTTGGGATTCAAATTAAAAGGGGGCGGGATGCGGCAGTTCACCATTCCGGTCAACGATTACCGCAAGCCCGTTTATCCCGAGCAAGGCCGAGGGAACGCCACTTGGAAATATTTGCCCGTCTGGGATCAGGTTCGCCTGCCGGAAAAGGAGTATCAATTTGCGGTTTACCTGCCTTCCAAGCCGAAGGAAATCGAAATCGACCCTTCCGGACGGCTGGCGGATGTCAATCCACTCAACAACCGCTGGAAAAGCTTCCCCGATTTTCCCAAAGCGGATTTGCAGTTGAACAATCTGGTGGTGGACGTTTTGCCCGTTGACCGCTACCATTTCCTCTGGCGTCCCTCCCTCTGGTACAACCGCGTGGACGGAGTAATGTTGGGTGCCAATTTGCAGGGGAGCTATCTCGGTTTGGATCACGTCTTCTGGGCCGACGGGCTCAAAGCCACCAAGAAATTGAAGCGGGGGAATATCGATTTTTCGTATTCGACCTTGGTCGGGTTTTTGGGACGGGGAGGAAAGATTTTTGGCAGGGCAAGATGGCTGGAGGGGAGGGAGTATTATGAAGCCGGAATCTCCAAAGAATCCCGCCCCCGCCAGCTTTTCCCGCCTGTGCACCGGATGAGTTTATCGGTGGTTAGCGAGAAACTTGTCCACCCGGAATATCTTTCCGCTTACAGTTCCTGGTCGGCTCAAAATGAGGAAGCGACTTTTTTGTGCTTGAAATGGAGCACCGAAATGCGGGCCGGCAAAGCGGAATTGAACTATGGCCTTTCCGGCGAGGCCTCGATTCTGGGGAGCGACAGCGACGTGCGCCGTTTTTGGGGGCACTTCGAAATCAAAACGCCGGTTTGGAAAAAGTTCAGTTTGGACGTGCGGACTTTTGCCGGATTGGGGAATCGGGACGCCCCGCCGCAAAAGCGCTTTTATCTTGCCTCCGGCAGCCCCGAAGAGGCGCTGGATGCCCCCGTTATCCGTAGCCGGGGAGCTGTGCCGACCCGTTTTGTCGATAACGTCCGGCTCGGCGGCGGCGGAAATGTGCGCGGTTTCTACGCCCAGAATCTGTCCGGGGACGGGGTTGCTTCAACAACTGTCGAATTGACTTTTCCCCGGCTGGTATCGTTCAAGTTTTTGCCCAAAATTCCACTTTTGACCGCCTTTTTGCGAAACTATTCCAATTACGTGTTTGCTGATTTTGGGGCGCTTGGCCACTATCGCGGTTTATATCCCAACGAACTTGATGATGAACTGGACATCAAAGGATATCTCGATTTGGGGGCCGGGCTGCGCTTTCCGCACGTCTGGCCCAAGCACCGCTTCCGGTTGGATTTCCCCTTCTACCGCTATCCCAAATTGAACGAGGATAACTTCCGCTTCCGCTGGGTGGCGGGGTGGGAAGTGGAGGTATAG
- a CDS encoding tetratricopeptide repeat protein — MSEVNNSVLERAQRLFEANQFLGLVALFEGLPASEVRQLARPDKLRLYFIVASAYLRVGKVPAASRFANMLVKAFPDDLGVLHLAAQSSCEMAEYDRTIHYAGRYFEALEAGQFSQKFNSAEGLQSEVYRLWGRALKESGRGEEAAEKFRKAIDAKSDDSLAYLDLSHFYFQVKKYGEAGQILSQGFKKVPQSEELLKLAEEFCATREGAAVCLKVFADAGKWSKVLSVLEKHSSLRTLTWAKKFKAQALAGLGQWGEAKFLYEEYLSAFLDDWEVLNELGNVCFQLGEFDRAEECYRRALERNPAWEEGWRNLSVSLSRLGKLKEARASLEQYITLVPEDKSVYGFFADLLYRENEFGRAVNFYEDFLRFHPAEKEAWVKLADCYLNLGHTQSALSSFRQAHTLSPESDEIRVKMEELRRQLPKI; from the coding sequence ATGTCAGAAGTAAATAATTCCGTTCTCGAACGGGCCCAGCGGCTCTTCGAGGCGAATCAGTTTTTGGGGCTGGTGGCGCTTTTTGAAGGGCTGCCGGCATCAGAAGTCAGGCAGTTGGCAAGACCGGATAAACTTCGGCTTTACTTCATCGTTGCAAGCGCTTACTTGCGTGTGGGTAAGGTGCCGGCCGCATCCCGGTTTGCCAATATGCTGGTAAAGGCCTTCCCCGATGATTTGGGGGTGTTGCACTTGGCGGCCCAATCCTCCTGCGAGATGGCGGAATACGACCGCACCATCCATTACGCCGGCCGGTATTTCGAGGCGTTGGAAGCCGGCCAATTCAGCCAAAAGTTCAATTCCGCCGAGGGATTACAGTCCGAGGTTTACCGCCTCTGGGGGCGGGCCCTCAAGGAAAGCGGCAGGGGGGAGGAGGCGGCCGAAAAGTTTCGCAAGGCAATCGACGCCAAAAGCGACGATTCGCTGGCCTATCTGGACTTGAGCCATTTTTACTTCCAAGTCAAAAAATATGGGGAAGCCGGGCAGATTTTGTCCCAGGGGTTCAAAAAAGTCCCCCAATCGGAGGAGCTTTTGAAGCTGGCGGAAGAGTTTTGCGCCACGCGGGAAGGGGCCGCCGTCTGTCTAAAAGTGTTTGCGGATGCCGGCAAATGGAGCAAGGTGCTTTCGGTTTTGGAGAAACATTCGAGTTTGCGGACGCTCACTTGGGCCAAAAAATTCAAGGCGCAGGCACTCGCCGGCTTGGGGCAATGGGGTGAAGCCAAGTTCCTGTACGAGGAGTATCTCTCCGCCTTTCTGGATGACTGGGAGGTGCTCAACGAGTTGGGAAACGTCTGCTTCCAACTCGGGGAGTTCGACCGGGCGGAGGAATGCTACCGAAGGGCTTTGGAGCGGAACCCGGCCTGGGAAGAGGGTTGGCGCAACCTTTCGGTCAGCTTGTCCCGCCTGGGGAAGCTCAAGGAGGCCCGGGCCAGCTTGGAGCAGTATATCACACTCGTGCCGGAGGATAAAAGCGTCTACGGCTTTTTTGCCGATCTGCTTTACCGGGAAAACGAGTTCGGCCGGGCGGTGAATTTTTACGAGGATTTCCTGCGTTTCCATCCGGCGGAAAAAGAGGCCTGGGTAAAACTGGCGGACTGCTACTTGAACCTGGGGCACACCCAGTCGGCCCTCTCCAGCTTCCGCCAGGCGCACACCCTTTCGCCGGAATCGGACGAAATCCGGGTGAAAATGGAAGAACTCCGCCGGCAGCTGCCGAAAATTTAA
- the thrS gene encoding threonine--tRNA ligase, with product MDKLVLTIHGNREEFPKGVTPQQILEKKNSDLRQKALGALLNGRMIDLFRPIEEEGELKFLTWEDPQGKEMFWHSTAHLMAQAVQELFPGTKVAIGPPIEEGFYYDFDRDRSFTPEELAAIEKRMAEIAAGGHPYSRREIPTSEAREFFKKMGEPYKLEILDGINDPSVSIYSQDRFTDLCRGPHIPSTDRIKAVKLTASSGAYWRGSEKNRMLWRIYGVSFPDPKLLEQYLARVEEAKRRDHRKLGKELDLFSIKDEIGAGMVLWHPKGALVRYLIEEYWRQRHLAFGYDILFTPHIARLNLWQTSGHTDFYRDNMYSPVEVEKDLYQLKPMNCPFHIEIYKTQLRSYRDLPLRWAELGTVYRYERSGVLHGLLRVRGFTQDDAHIFCRPDQVESEVLGVLDLTFEFLSAFGFDEYEVVLSTRPADAIGVPEDWEMATHALRRALELKGLAYSVDEGGGAFYGPKIDLKIKDVMGRAWQCTTVQFDFNLPARFDLYFVAPDGTYQRPVMIHRALLGSMERFFGVLLEHYGGVFPLWLAPIQVALLPITDEQLEYIGKLAERLKSKGVRIFVDRGKEKIGYKIREAESQKIPYMAVVGKKEVAAGTVALRRHGRGDLGTKNIDELEQFLLEEIKTKKTGLGPSGRAAGY from the coding sequence ATGGATAAGCTCGTTTTAACCATCCACGGCAACCGGGAAGAGTTTCCCAAAGGGGTCACCCCGCAGCAAATACTGGAGAAGAAAAACTCCGATTTAAGGCAGAAAGCGCTGGGGGCGCTTTTGAACGGCCGGATGATTGACCTTTTCCGGCCAATCGAAGAAGAGGGAGAACTCAAGTTTCTAACTTGGGAAGACCCGCAGGGGAAGGAGATGTTCTGGCATTCCACCGCCCATCTGATGGCCCAGGCGGTGCAGGAGCTTTTCCCGGGCACCAAGGTGGCCATCGGACCCCCCATCGAGGAGGGGTTTTACTACGATTTTGACCGGGACCGCTCCTTTACTCCGGAAGAGCTGGCCGCCATCGAGAAGCGGATGGCGGAAATCGCCGCCGGCGGACACCCCTATTCCCGCCGGGAGATACCGACCTCCGAGGCGCGGGAGTTCTTTAAAAAAATGGGGGAACCGTACAAACTGGAGATTCTGGACGGCATCAACGATCCGTCGGTTTCGATTTATTCCCAGGACCGCTTTACCGATCTGTGCCGCGGGCCGCACATCCCCTCCACCGACCGGATCAAGGCGGTCAAGCTCACCGCTTCCTCCGGCGCCTACTGGAGGGGGAGCGAGAAAAACCGGATGCTTTGGCGCATTTACGGTGTCTCCTTTCCCGACCCGAAACTTTTGGAGCAGTATCTCGCCCGGGTGGAGGAGGCCAAGAGGCGGGATCACCGGAAATTAGGAAAAGAATTGGATTTATTCTCCATCAAGGATGAAATCGGCGCCGGGATGGTTTTGTGGCACCCCAAGGGGGCCCTGGTGCGCTATCTTATCGAAGAGTATTGGCGGCAGCGGCATCTGGCTTTCGGCTACGACATTCTGTTCACCCCGCACATCGCCCGGCTTAATCTCTGGCAAACTTCGGGACACACCGATTTTTACCGGGACAACATGTATTCGCCGGTGGAGGTGGAAAAGGATTTGTACCAGTTGAAACCGATGAATTGCCCGTTCCACATCGAGATTTACAAGACTCAGCTGCGCAGCTACCGGGATTTGCCGTTGCGCTGGGCCGAACTGGGAACCGTGTACCGCTACGAGCGCTCCGGTGTTCTGCACGGGCTTTTGCGGGTGCGCGGGTTCACCCAGGACGACGCCCATATCTTCTGCCGCCCCGACCAGGTGGAATCGGAAGTTCTGGGGGTTCTGGATTTGACCTTCGAGTTTTTGTCTGCCTTCGGCTTTGACGAGTATGAAGTAGTGCTTTCCACCCGCCCGGCGGATGCCATCGGCGTGCCGGAGGACTGGGAAATGGCCACCCATGCCTTGCGCCGGGCCTTGGAACTGAAGGGGCTGGCCTATTCGGTTGACGAGGGCGGGGGAGCTTTTTACGGCCCGAAAATTGATTTGAAAATCAAGGATGTGATGGGGCGGGCCTGGCAGTGCACCACCGTCCAGTTTGATTTCAATTTACCGGCACGGTTCGATTTGTACTTTGTCGCCCCGGACGGCACCTACCAGCGGCCGGTGATGATTCACCGCGCCCTTTTGGGTTCGATGGAACGGTTCTTCGGCGTTCTGTTGGAACATTACGGCGGCGTTTTTCCGCTTTGGCTCGCCCCTATACAGGTAGCGCTGCTCCCGATTACCGATGAGCAGTTGGAATACATCGGCAAACTTGCGGAGCGGTTGAAGTCGAAGGGGGTTCGGATCTTCGTTGACCGGGGGAAGGAGAAAATCGGCTACAAAATCCGGGAAGCGGAATCGCAAAAAATTCCCTACATGGCAGTGGTGGGTAAAAAGGAAGTGGCCGCCGGCACGGTGGCCCTGCGCCGTCACGGCCGGGGGGATTTGGGAACGAAAAATATAGATGAACTGGAACAGTTTTTGTTGGAAGAGATAAAAACCAAGAAAACCGGGCTTGGCCCCTCGGGCAGGGCCGCCGGCTACTAA
- the infC gene encoding translation initiation factor IF-3 produces MKEKELRVNDRIRIPQVRVIDADGGQLGVLNTREAQRMAAEKGLDLVEISPNARPPVCRIMDYGKYKYELAKKARSARKKQHTVDMKEIQLRPNTDDHDYNFKLRHAREFLGDGDRVKVAINFRGREVVHQEFGFDMAKRVEQDLADVGYPEQKAKLEGKTITMVFLPKPAASGGRPKEVRASEPAPPPKPM; encoded by the coding sequence ATCAAGGAAAAAGAACTTCGGGTAAACGACCGTATCCGCATTCCTCAAGTGCGCGTGATTGACGCCGATGGCGGACAGCTGGGGGTTTTGAACACCCGCGAGGCCCAGCGAATGGCGGCCGAAAAGGGACTGGATTTGGTGGAAATCTCCCCCAACGCCCGCCCCCCTGTCTGCCGGATTATGGATTACGGCAAGTACAAATACGAACTGGCCAAAAAAGCCCGCTCGGCCCGCAAAAAGCAGCACACCGTCGATATGAAGGAAATCCAGCTTCGCCCCAACACGGACGACCATGACTACAACTTCAAACTGCGCCACGCCCGGGAATTCTTGGGGGACGGGGACCGGGTGAAAGTCGCCATCAACTTCCGCGGCCGGGAGGTGGTGCACCAGGAATTCGGCTTCGACATGGCCAAACGGGTGGAGCAGGATCTGGCCGATGTTGGCTACCCGGAACAGAAGGCCAAGCTGGAAGGGAAAACCATCACGATGGTTTTTCTCCCCAAACCGGCTGCCTCCGGCGGACGCCCCAAAGAGGTGCGGGCCTCCGAACCGGCCCCACCCCCCAAACCGATGTGA
- the rpmI gene encoding 50S ribosomal protein L35, producing the protein MPKMKTNRSAAKRFRKTASGKLKHKRAFLRHILTSKTSKRKRQMRRPAYVGGADQKRLETLLPYGA; encoded by the coding sequence ATGCCTAAAATGAAAACCAACCGCTCGGCGGCCAAACGCTTCCGCAAAACCGCCTCCGGCAAGCTGAAGCACAAGCGGGCCTTTTTGCGCCATATTTTGACCAGCAAGACCTCCAAACGGAAGCGTCAAATGCGCCGGCCAGCCTACGTCGGCGGCGCCGACCAAAAACGGCTGGAAACGCTTCTGCCGTACGGGGCTTAG
- the rplT gene encoding 50S ribosomal protein L20 yields the protein MPRATNNVAARARKKKYFKAAKGNFGGRRKLYRTVKETVMRGWKYAYRDRKNKKREFRALWIVRINAAARPHGLSYSRFISGLKKAGVALDRKILAELAVRDSAAFGELAKLAKA from the coding sequence ATGCCACGCGCCACCAACAACGTCGCCGCCAGGGCCCGCAAGAAAAAATATTTCAAGGCCGCCAAGGGGAATTTCGGCGGCCGCCGCAAGCTGTACCGCACGGTCAAGGAGACCGTGATGCGGGGCTGGAAATACGCCTACCGGGACCGCAAGAACAAAAAACGGGAATTTCGCGCCCTCTGGATTGTCCGTATCAACGCCGCGGCGCGCCCGCACGGGCTTTCCTATTCCCGCTTCATCTCCGGGTTGAAAAAAGCGGGGGTCGCTTTGGATCGCAAGATTCTGGCGGAGCTGGCCGTGCGGGACTCGGCCGCCTTCGGCGAACTGGCCAAGCTCGCAAAAGCGTAG
- the pheS gene encoding phenylalanine--tRNA ligase subunit alpha — protein MGVLSEGEVGQLVSTAEKEIESAAGTEELNTLKVKYVGRSGVLTLALRSLKDVPAEERPKVGQALNSARVALEEKINSRLSALEAASRKAARGFFDHTLPGTPAPLGHRHPLIKVNAEIVRIFNVMGFEIATGPEVETDFYNFEALNFPKDHPARDMWDTFYLKDSDLLLRTHTSPVQVRVFEKRKPPVKILAPGRVYRHEAINARSYYTFLQIEGFYVDADVTFADLKGVLNAFVSAFYGNVKTRFRPSYFPFTEPSMEIDISCTICGGKGCSVCKYEGWLEILGCGMIHPQVFKNVGYDPEVWKGYAFGLGVDRIAMQKYRIDDIRLFYENDLRFLEQF, from the coding sequence ATGGGGGTTCTGTCCGAAGGGGAAGTCGGGCAGCTTGTTTCCACGGCCGAAAAGGAGATCGAGTCGGCCGCCGGCACGGAAGAACTTAATACCTTAAAAGTCAAATACGTCGGGCGCAGCGGCGTTCTGACCCTAGCGCTCCGCTCTTTGAAGGATGTCCCGGCCGAGGAGCGCCCCAAGGTGGGGCAGGCCCTGAATTCGGCCCGGGTCGCCCTCGAAGAAAAAATTAATTCACGCCTTTCAGCACTCGAAGCGGCTTCCCGAAAAGCCGCTCGAGGTTTCTTTGACCATACTCTTCCCGGAACTCCTGCGCCTTTAGGTCACCGCCATCCGTTGATCAAAGTGAATGCTGAAATCGTGCGGATTTTCAACGTGATGGGATTTGAAATTGCCACCGGCCCGGAGGTGGAAACCGATTTTTACAACTTTGAAGCGTTGAATTTTCCCAAAGACCACCCGGCGCGGGATATGTGGGATACTTTCTACCTCAAGGATTCCGACCTGCTTCTGCGCACCCACACCTCACCCGTGCAGGTGCGGGTTTTTGAAAAGCGGAAACCGCCGGTGAAAATACTGGCCCCCGGGAGGGTGTACCGCCACGAGGCGATAAATGCCCGCAGCTACTACACCTTTTTGCAAATCGAGGGGTTTTACGTGGATGCCGATGTCACCTTTGCCGATTTGAAAGGGGTTTTGAACGCTTTTGTCTCCGCTTTCTACGGCAACGTGAAAACCCGTTTCCGCCCCTCCTATTTTCCGTTCACCGAACCCTCGATGGAGATAGACATCTCCTGCACGATTTGCGGAGGGAAGGGATGCTCGGTCTGCAAGTACGAGGGGTGGCTGGAGATTCTGGGGTGCGGGATGATTCATCCCCAGGTTTTCAAGAACGTCGGCTACGATCCGGAGGTCTGGAAGGGGTACGCCTTCGGCTTGGGGGTGGACCGGATTGCGATGCAGAAATACCGGATTGACGACATCCGGCTTTTTTACGAAAACGATTTGCGATTTCTGGAGCAATTCTAA
- the pheT gene encoding phenylalanine--tRNA ligase subunit beta yields the protein MQTSYKWLLEWVDFSFSPQELAERLTGIGLAVETVEPLFPKLDGVVVGKVELVEKHPEADRLTVCTVSLGSEKKRVVCGAPNVQSGQKIAYAPVGSKLPNGVQIGLANIRGVESAGMICSESELGLGVDKEGIMVLDSGVIGKKLTDELDLDDWKLAVELTPNRPDCLSVVGIAREIAALVGGKLKHPKIALKEAEEPVSRFVSVQISDPERCGRYAARLVRKIKVGPSPFWLRKKIIAGGMRPINNAVDITNLVMLELGHPLHAFDFKRFGSARVLVRRAAEGEKLKTLDGVERVLTAEDLLITSGKAGTALAGVMGGMESEIQHDTTEVLLEAAYFEPRGIRRTRKRLGLMTESALRFEKGTDINVIPVALDRAAQLFAELAGGEVLTGCVDVYPKPKEPVKLALRPIRMAQVLGAEITSPEVVDYLTRLEMTVSPGKELTVTVPSFRVDIREEADLIEEVARLYGYDKIPSRQRGGGPLVPGVSAFEAAAERMRELLTGSGFSEAVNSPLGNPKVFAKAGFAGPFAALANPLSEELSVLRPTLLVSLAEAAGRNHAGGTLTVRLFEFSKIFRSGTPPEECWRLGLVLSAAAAPHWREKGRTADFYDFTGVLEKLFAVFLRQPVALTRKESLPAFLEQEFELKIGGQSIGLVGELNLEWIKELHFKKPCFLAEIDWETLLKLAGPEKTYVPFSRFPAVERDAALIAPVELLVGDVLDEIRNAREPLLEKFELFDLYTGPQAGEGKKSLALSFRYRSSEKTLTDAEADAAHEKLIGRLVSRFGLVWRKQ from the coding sequence ATGCAAACGTCCTATAAATGGCTTCTGGAATGGGTTGATTTCTCCTTCTCCCCGCAGGAACTGGCTGAACGGCTGACCGGCATCGGGCTTGCCGTGGAAACGGTCGAGCCGCTTTTCCCCAAGCTGGACGGCGTGGTGGTCGGCAAGGTTGAACTGGTGGAAAAACATCCGGAAGCGGACCGGCTGACGGTCTGCACGGTATCGCTTGGCTCCGAAAAGAAGCGGGTGGTTTGCGGCGCCCCCAACGTGCAGAGCGGGCAGAAGATCGCCTACGCTCCCGTCGGTTCCAAACTGCCGAACGGCGTGCAAATCGGGCTCGCCAACATCCGCGGGGTGGAATCGGCCGGGATGATCTGCTCCGAGTCTGAACTCGGCCTGGGAGTCGATAAAGAGGGGATTATGGTGCTCGATTCCGGCGTCATCGGCAAGAAACTTACCGACGAGCTGGATTTGGACGACTGGAAGCTGGCCGTGGAGCTGACCCCCAACCGGCCGGACTGTCTTTCGGTGGTGGGCATCGCGCGTGAAATAGCCGCTTTGGTCGGGGGAAAGTTGAAACATCCGAAAATCGCCCTGAAGGAGGCGGAGGAACCGGTCTCCCGCTTTGTCTCCGTGCAAATTTCCGACCCGGAGCGCTGCGGCCGCTACGCCGCCCGGCTCGTGCGGAAAATAAAAGTCGGCCCATCCCCCTTCTGGCTCAGGAAAAAAATCATCGCCGGCGGGATGCGCCCCATCAACAACGCCGTGGACATCACCAATCTGGTGATGCTGGAACTGGGGCATCCGTTGCACGCCTTTGATTTCAAGCGCTTCGGCTCGGCGCGGGTTTTGGTGCGCCGGGCGGCGGAAGGGGAGAAGCTGAAAACGCTGGACGGTGTGGAGCGGGTTCTCACGGCGGAAGATCTGCTCATAACCAGCGGCAAGGCGGGAACGGCTTTGGCCGGTGTGATGGGGGGGATGGAAAGCGAAATTCAGCACGACACCACGGAGGTTTTGCTGGAAGCGGCTTACTTCGAACCGCGCGGCATCCGCCGGACGCGCAAACGGCTGGGACTAATGACTGAATCGGCCCTGCGGTTTGAAAAAGGGACGGATATCAACGTCATACCAGTCGCCCTCGACCGGGCCGCCCAGCTTTTTGCCGAACTGGCCGGAGGGGAAGTTCTCACCGGCTGCGTGGATGTCTATCCCAAGCCAAAGGAACCGGTAAAGCTGGCCCTGCGGCCCATCCGGATGGCGCAGGTTTTGGGGGCGGAGATTACCTCTCCCGAAGTGGTCGATTACCTGACCCGGCTGGAGATGACCGTAAGCCCCGGCAAGGAATTGACCGTTACGGTGCCAAGCTTCCGCGTGGACATCAGGGAAGAGGCGGATTTGATCGAGGAGGTGGCGCGGCTTTACGGCTACGACAAAATCCCCTCCCGGCAGCGGGGCGGCGGGCCTTTGGTTCCCGGGGTTTCCGCCTTCGAGGCGGCCGCTGAGCGGATGCGGGAGCTTTTGACCGGTTCCGGTTTCTCCGAGGCGGTCAACAGCCCCTTGGGGAATCCAAAAGTTTTCGCCAAGGCCGGTTTTGCCGGGCCGTTCGCCGCGCTGGCCAATCCCCTTTCCGAGGAGCTTTCGGTTCTGCGCCCCACCCTTCTGGTTTCGCTGGCGGAAGCGGCCGGCCGCAATCACGCCGGAGGGACCCTTACCGTCCGGCTTTTTGAGTTCTCCAAAATTTTCCGCTCCGGCACCCCGCCGGAGGAGTGCTGGCGTTTGGGCCTCGTGCTCTCCGCCGCCGCCGCGCCCCATTGGCGGGAGAAGGGGCGGACGGCCGATTTTTACGACTTCACCGGTGTTCTGGAAAAACTTTTTGCGGTATTCCTGCGGCAGCCCGTGGCGTTGACACGAAAAGAGTCGCTGCCCGCCTTTTTGGAGCAGGAATTCGAGTTAAAAATAGGGGGACAATCTATCGGCCTCGTTGGCGAATTGAACCTGGAATGGATCAAGGAACTGCATTTCAAAAAGCCCTGCTTTCTGGCGGAAATCGACTGGGAAACGCTGCTCAAACTGGCCGGTCCGGAAAAAACCTATGTCCCCTTTTCCCGCTTTCCGGCGGTGGAGCGGGACGCCGCCTTGATCGCCCCGGTGGAGCTTCTGGTCGGCGATGTTTTGGATGAAATACGGAATGCCAGGGAGCCGCTCTTGGAGAAGTTCGAGCTGTTCGATTTGTACACCGGCCCGCAGGCGGGGGAGGGGAAAAAGAGTCTGGCCCTTTCCTTCCGCTACCGGTCGAGCGAAAAAACCTTAACCGACGCCGAGGCGGACGCCGCCCACGAAAAACTGATCGGCCGGCTGGTTTCCCGCTTCGGCCTCGTCTGGAGGAAACAATGA